A genome region from Trachemys scripta elegans isolate TJP31775 chromosome 2, CAS_Tse_1.0, whole genome shotgun sequence includes the following:
- the LOC117871995 gene encoding uncharacterized protein LOC117871995, whose translation MMKEVCSSCLQPVSSMECVAANKVLLHHSCFCCKLCKRKLSLHNYTALHGAFYCEVHYQQLAKARGGSKKEKIECKQQDQQLHAMLTPGLGSEPRNRYNKAEKKIVETEKLQPRSFNSHPHLSLGPPDGMRQLRSEFVSRNQFRTSWPPLKKSSAEAPRNPDKPGKSEGRDTALNLQTYQAAGSRADGVMLKTRDGKSIAEMAMKEKPSLLPRVTFLKEAGPGFSWVKAGGGKGALRDGKKKLGSVEGNVATAPKGKQGSRVSEKVAVFQQSKPRLESKSVPAISPLALVPVKPPAHASFISHSKALRATNGASTRAVQAGALCTAELLPKDNKLSVTRSTEGLFNERNINLSIARAESVPKSIVNLPELTLSMSSNTQDQQHPEDTGSGALASHVPGEAETHSVANMVPECGAGGYISSQHKPEPQIHPAEHDAVKGNETTCLPSKSVTSYAAAGSPELGVWGPLLQTAEQVHEDSETDSQEFSGHLMPLTYEANVQGCGEDLKSTGAAVEKVKKMQPESKECYEFVAHTPGHLSQESKPEGSAISSAGQAGRTDDQTGSYLPEMESQNTYDPLVNSPQGDILIDNVKLSTRDISGSMDTHLNAASTTGISHDKPSSSEDTKLKSKGQDDPLGQSILHISEPLGKKLEAFRSNETADKPETHLAGNGNVDVKPQHESESNGTASAPQGKGTRNGHARKDTLAKASSLGKNPFARLFASENKDSTSKKALAGKKKSTKPQSALVTLFGYSSNKVRNPKESLTKPSPKLSEQTNNGDQQEPSQIGSSSSQSRQKVNKKEEASDAVTQIGRAEATPQDSPQSSGYHLGDGLSERFPHLDSTEVLGSNVLLLTPGADSLSNASNLHEAPSLEFHDQPDLNVQTAQQGDANCSSLIPSGDSQEESLATKEGRQPSMGPTASADSRLSLTSEGKHYDTCLHKMENMAGLDDQDSKIRTGTFSTLSHLGASHKEIDLPLEDRNLLESSTLLLSAGASNLKSTSKNFPGISGTDIPCPADSDMQNLQAKYQPSSNLNSSELYSTSPWQRNDPQLLLKSSSLLLMEEGLLDIDDTHGNWNSELLQQFDLDSQLQVNTDPFGLGLDTRQPTTDHLNTWGDNFQPMSTSTPHVSEPLNDILDTLNTEATVALQQALMIVEESAQAPDLP comes from the exons ATGATGAAGGAGGTATGTTCCTCATGCCTCCAGCCTGTCTCTTCTATGGAGTGTGTGGCAGCCAACAAGGTCCTTCTGCACCACTCATGCTTCTGCTGCAAGCTCTGCAAGAGGAAGCTAAG CTTGCATAACTACACTGCCCTCCACGGGGCGTTTTACTGTGAAGTCCATTACCAGCAGCTTGCCAAAGCCAGGGGAGGAAGCAAGAAGGAAAAGATTGAATGCAAACAACAGGATCAGCAGCTACACGCAATGCTAACACCAGGCCTAGGATCAGAGCCCAGGAACAGATATAACAAGGCAGAAAAGAAAATTGTGGAGACAGAGAAACTGCAACCCAGATCCTTTAATTCACATCCACATCTCAGCTTGGGGCCACCTGATGGAATGAGGCAGCTGCGCAGTGAGTTTGTCTCGAGAAACCAGTTCAGAACTAGCTGGCCGCCTTTGAAAAAAAGCTCTGCAGAGGCACCCAGAAACCCCGACAAACCTGGAAAGAGTGAGGGGCGAGACACTGCATTGAATTTACAAACCTACCAGGCTGCGGGCAGCAGAGCAGATGGGGTTATGCTCAAGACACGTGATGGGAAATCAATAGCAGAAATGGCTATGAAAGAGAAACCAAGCCTGTTACCTAGGGTCACCTTTCTAAAGGAGGCAGGGCCAGGTTTTTCCTGGGTGAAAGCAGGAGGTGGGAAAGGAGCGCTCAGAGACGGTAAAAAGAAGCTGGGGTCCGTGGAGGGAAACGTGGCGACAGCTCCGAAAGGAAAGCAAGGGAGCAGAGTATCAGAGAAAGTTGCTGTGTTCCAGCAGAGTAAACCCAGACTGGAGAGCAAGAGTGTTCCTGCCATCTCGCCGTTAGCCTTGGTGCCTGTGAAACCTCCTGCGCATGCTTCATTCATCTCCCATTCAAAAGCATTAAGAGCTACTAATGGGGCATCTACAAGAGCCGTTCAGGCTGGTGCTCTCTGTACTGCAGAACTCCTGCCGAAGGATAACAAGCTTAGTGTAACTCGCTCCACCGAGGGCCTGTTTAATGAAAGAAACATAAACCTTAGCATAGCGAGAGCTGAATCTGTTCCCAAAAGTATCGTTAATTTGCCTGAACTGACTCTATCCATGAGTTCCAATACACAGGACCAGCAGCATCCCGAGGATACCGGGAGTGGCGCACTGGCCTCTCACGTACCAGGAGAAGCTGAGACGCACAGCGTTGCAAACATGGTACCAGAATGCGGAGCAGGGGGTTACATTTCTTCCCAGCATAAGCCTGAACCTCAGATACATCCAGCTGAACATGATGCGGTCAAAGGCAATGAAACAACTTGCCTCCCCAGTAAGTCAGTGACGTCTTACGCAGCGGCTGGTTCACCGGAGCTGGGAGTTTGGGGGCCATTACTCCAGACAGCTGAGCAGGTGCATGAGGATTCAGAGACAGACAGCCAAGAGTTCTCTGGACACCTAATGCCACTAACGTATGAGGCAAACGTGCAGGGATGTGGAGAAGACCTCAAAAGCACTGGGGCAGCGGTTGAGAAGGTGAAGAAAATGCAGCCAGAGAGCAAAGAGTGTTATGAATTTGTGGCGCATACTCCTGGTCATCTCTCTCAGGAAAGCAAGCCAGAAGGAAGCGCCATCTCTTCAGCTGGACAAGCAGGGAGAACAGATGATCAAACTGGGTCCTACTTACCAGAAATGGAATCTCAAAATACATATGATCCCCTAGTAAATAGCCCACAAGGGGATATTTTGATAGATAATGTTAAATTATCTACTAGGGACATTTCAGGATCAATGGACACACATCTGAATGCAGCTAGCACTACTGGGATCTCACACGATAAGCCCAGCAGCTCAGAAGATACTAAACTCAAGTCAAAGGGTCAAGATGACCCTTTGGGACAGAGCATCCTCCACATTTCTGAGCCACTGGGCAAAAAGTTAGAAGCTTTCAGATCTAATGAAACAGCAGACAAACCTGAAACTCACCTAGCAGGAAATGGGAACGTGGATGTGAAACCCCAACATGAAAGTGAGTCAAATGGAACGGCTAGTGCTCCCCAAGGCAAAGGGACTAGAAATGGTCATGCCAGGAAAGATACACTCGCAAAAGCTTCCAGTCTTGGGAAAAATCCGTTTGCTAGGCTCTTTGCTTCCGAAAATAAAGACAGCACCTCAAAGAAAGCGCTTGCAGGGAAAAAGAAATCCACTAAGCCCCAGTCTGCCTTGGTGACATTATTTGGCTATTCCTCAAATAAAGTAAGGAATCCAAAGGAAAGTCTTACAAAACCTTCACCGAAACTTTCAGAGCAAACAAACAATGGAGATCAGCAGGAACCTTCCCAGATTGGAAGCTCCTCAAGCCAGTCAAGGCAAAAGGTCAACAAGAAAGAGGAAGCATCAGATGCCGTTACTCAGATTGGAAGAGCAGAGGCAACCCCACAAGATTCACCGCAGAGTTCGGGGTACCACCTGGGAGATGGACTAAGTGAACGTTTTCCACATTTAGACAGCACTGAAGTCTTAGGGTCCAATGTGCTTTTGTTGACTCCTGGTGCAGACAGTTTGAGTAATGCTAGCAATTTACATGAGGCACCTAGTCTTGAATTTCATGACCAACCTGATTTAAATGTGCAAACTGCACAACAGGGGGATGCCAATTGCTCATCTTTGATTCCATCAGGAGACTCTCAGGAAGAATCTCTGGCAACCAAGGAAGGCAGACAGCCGTCTATGGGACCAACAGCTTCAGCAGACTCTAGACTGAGTCTGACCAGTGAAGGAAAGCATTATGACACATGTCTACATAAAATGGAAAACATGGCTGGTTTGGATGATCAAGATTCAAAGATCAGGACTGGAACCTTTTCTACATTAAGTCATTTAGGAGCGTCACACAAAGAAATTGACCTTCCCTTGGAAGATAGAAATCTTTTAGAGTCCAGTACACTTTTGTTGTCTGCAGGGGCCAGTAATTTAAAAAGCACAAGCAAAAACTTTCCTGGCATCAGTGGCACAGATATCCCATGCCCAGCTGATTCAGACATGCAAAATTTGCAAGCAAAGTATCAACCTTCCTCCAATTTAAATTCCTCAGAATTATACAGTACAAGTCCATGGCAGAGAAATGACCCTCAGCTGTTATTAAAATCCAGCTCCCTTCTCCTGATGGAAGAAGGGCTTTTAGATATTGACGATACTCATGGAAATTGGAACTCTGAGCTGTTACAGCAGTTTGATCTGGACTCCCAGCTTCAGGTGAATACAGATCCTTTTGGACTGGGTCTCGACACTAGACAACCAACTACTGATCATCTGAATACTTGGGGAGACAACTTTCAACCAATGTCCACATCTACTCCCCACGTTTCTGAGCCCCTTAATGATATCCTGGATACCTTGAATACAGAAGCAACAGTAGCACTCCAGCAAGCACTGATGATAGTGGAAGAGAGTGCACAAGCACCAGATCTTCCATAG